A stretch of Methanobrevibacter sp. DNA encodes these proteins:
- a CDS encoding PBSX family phage terminase large subunit translates to MRPTKNYFEYGEFGRTAINFLENSDAWINIAHGSVRSGKTITCNARWLTFLAESKSHEFLISGKTSKSLKRNVINPLLAMMNTEDIPHEYKEYDGELYIEDKICYCMGFNDEKAVDVIAGMSVGGWYADEIARCPQSAVEMAVSRCSDTGAKMFWNTNPDSPYHYIFTNYINDHELLKAGTVKTWKFLLDDNPNLPPEYVEELKRVNQKSEVFYKRNILGEWVIAEGAIYDMFDTKANVFTWNYLKDEFPETQKIHEINLCCDYGVSTVTTFGVMGIHRDLNQGNTYYLLEETYYDKEDIGVAQSDSERVDDIVRLQDKYQLNENNSIYLPHDAASLKTACQKDSRVKIKIKTYVPDTYEDIKKTQDLIANNKFLIHQDCVNSISQAQTYSWDKRAQQRGEDKPLKINDHCPDMWRGGLYGPANITTPATPLGVIYF, encoded by the coding sequence ATGAGACCAACTAAGAATTATTTCGAATATGGTGAATTCGGAAGAACAGCCATAAATTTTCTTGAAAACTCAGATGCTTGGATTAACATTGCTCATGGATCAGTAAGGTCCGGAAAAACAATCACCTGCAATGCAAGATGGTTAACATTCTTAGCTGAATCAAAATCCCATGAATTTTTGATAAGTGGAAAAACTTCAAAATCATTGAAAAGGAATGTTATCAATCCATTACTTGCAATGATGAACACCGAAGATATTCCACATGAATATAAAGAATATGACGGTGAATTATACATTGAAGATAAAATATGCTATTGCATGGGATTCAATGATGAGAAAGCCGTAGACGTCATCGCAGGAATGAGTGTTGGTGGATGGTATGCTGATGAGATAGCAAGATGTCCACAATCCGCAGTAGAGATGGCCGTATCACGTTGCAGTGATACCGGTGCAAAAATGTTCTGGAATACCAACCCAGACAGTCCTTATCATTATATTTTCACTAATTACATTAACGACCATGAATTATTAAAAGCCGGAACTGTCAAGACATGGAAGTTCCTCTTGGATGATAATCCAAACTTACCACCGGAATATGTGGAAGAATTGAAACGTGTTAATCAGAAAAGTGAAGTCTTCTACAAAAGAAACATTCTCGGTGAATGGGTTATTGCCGAAGGAGCAATCTATGACATGTTCGACACCAAAGCAAATGTTTTCACATGGAATTACTTGAAAGATGAATTCCCAGAAACTCAAAAAATTCATGAGATTAACTTATGCTGCGACTACGGAGTCAGTACAGTCACAACCTTCGGAGTAATGGGCATACACAGAGACCTCAATCAAGGCAACACCTATTACTTACTCGAGGAAACCTACTACGATAAAGAAGATATTGGAGTAGCACAATCAGACTCTGAAAGGGTCGATGATATTGTCAGATTACAAGACAAATACCAATTAAACGAAAACAATAGCATCTACCTACCACACGACGCAGCATCATTAAAAACGGCTTGTCAAAAAGACAGTCGAGTTAAAATCAAAATCAAAACCTATGTACCAGATACATATGAAGATATTAAGAAAACCCAAGACTTAATAGCTAACAATAAATTCTTAATACATCAAGACTGTGTCAATAGCATAAGCCAAGCACAGACTTACAGTTGGGATAAAAGAGCCCAACAACGTGGTGAAGACAAACCATTAAAAATAAACGACCACTGCCCCGACATGTGGAGAGGCGGACTATATGGTCCAGCTAATATAACAACCCCTGCAACACCATTAGGTGTAATCTACTTTTAA
- a CDS encoding HK97-gp10 family putative phage morphogenesis protein, which translates to MGLSLKVEFSDSYYKKLGLKNGSNYEDALDRSIDHVLADAENIIKREVPRPGHSMSMSNPPYKPTGNLQRSIHRRKPSKCIGELRSNARSNGVLYWGFVQFGTSKMSANPFVTRTARKAAPRLKDYLLEELQSMDVLD; encoded by the coding sequence ATGGGTTTATCATTGAAAGTTGAATTCTCTGATTCTTATTATAAAAAATTAGGATTGAAGAATGGTTCTAATTATGAGGATGCATTGGACCGTAGTATAGATCATGTGCTGGCTGATGCTGAGAACATTATTAAACGTGAAGTTCCAAGACCTGGACATTCCATGTCAATGTCTAATCCTCCATATAAACCTACAGGTAATTTGCAACGAAGCATTCATAGAAGAAAACCTAGTAAATGTATTGGAGAATTAAGGAGTAATGCACGGAGTAATGGTGTTTTATATTGGGGATTTGTACAATTTGGTACAAGTAAAATGTCCGCTAATCCATTTGTTACACGTACTGCACGTAAAGCTGCTCCTAGATTGAAAGATTATTTACTGGAAGAATTACAGTCTATGGATGTACTAGATTAA
- a CDS encoding phage portal protein, translating to MLDNFRMNIKSKFRNAVMPVLRKPYTDSLFQQYVRDYHFLFNTVNKTAGHYGFFKQAQDNPYVYSCVNAISDTFLINGFKINNPDEFHVNVNNVRYLTNLFNSPEANQSSLTFPVFIKQIVNSFELVGDTFIEVNYEEFDYDHNNYHIINGLQYVPASLLRWFDDTDQYGFRNKPNIRYEPEELIHIYEPSINFRESKFGESKLEKIQKPLLMMWLGLDYNQKLMENEGIDPTAILSFDKDINNDEFNAELLRLQAMIQSQVNKHGGMLAVKGASYQSANVNNKDMDYVNMMNMCRDMIISLFRVPPAMIGVIETANLGSGNGEAQKEQFKNVMNAKAKFYESAFNKALGSNGFDEVFEFNEMDIEDELKRANIESTQIRDGIRTVNEIRKTYGWDPVDWGNEPLGYGQAGVNQLFNTEQKSLKLENKNLQKALLMERIRNEYK from the coding sequence ATGTTAGATAATTTTCGCATGAATATAAAATCCAAATTCAGGAATGCTGTAATGCCAGTACTCCGAAAACCATACACGGATAGTTTATTCCAACAATATGTCCGTGATTATCATTTCTTATTTAATACAGTAAATAAAACAGCTGGACATTATGGTTTCTTCAAACAAGCTCAAGACAATCCATATGTCTACAGTTGTGTAAACGCAATCAGCGACACATTCCTGATTAATGGATTTAAAATAAACAACCCTGATGAATTTCATGTTAATGTAAATAATGTAAGATACCTTACAAATTTATTCAATAGCCCAGAAGCTAATCAATCAAGTTTAACATTCCCAGTATTCATTAAACAAATCGTAAACTCATTCGAATTAGTTGGAGACACTTTCATTGAAGTCAACTATGAAGAATTCGATTACGACCATAACAATTACCATATCATAAACGGATTACAATATGTCCCTGCAAGCTTGCTTAGATGGTTTGATGATACTGACCAGTATGGTTTCAGGAACAAACCAAATATCAGATATGAACCTGAAGAATTAATCCATATCTACGAACCAAGCATTAATTTCCGTGAATCTAAATTTGGTGAATCTAAATTGGAGAAAATCCAAAAACCATTATTGATGATGTGGCTTGGATTGGATTATAATCAGAAGCTCATGGAGAATGAGGGTATTGATCCAACCGCAATATTATCCTTTGATAAGGATATTAATAATGATGAATTCAATGCTGAACTGTTACGTTTACAAGCTATGATCCAATCACAAGTGAATAAGCATGGTGGAATGCTAGCCGTTAAAGGAGCATCTTACCAATCTGCTAATGTGAATAATAAGGATATGGATTATGTTAATATGATGAATATGTGCCGTGACATGATAATCAGTTTATTCCGTGTTCCACCTGCAATGATTGGTGTAATCGAAACCGCCAATCTCGGAAGCGGTAATGGTGAAGCTCAAAAAGAACAATTCAAAAATGTCATGAACGCCAAGGCCAAGTTTTATGAATCTGCATTCAACAAGGCATTAGGCAGTAATGGTTTTGATGAAGTCTTTGAATTCAATGAAATGGATATTGAAGATGAATTGAAACGTGCCAACATTGAATCAACCCAGATACGTGATGGAATACGTACTGTAAATGAAATCCGTAAGACTTATGGATGGGACCCAGTTGATTGGGGTAACGAACCATTAGGATACGGCCAAGCCGGTGTCAACCAACTATTCAATACAGAGCAAAAAAGCTTAAAATTAGAAAATAAGAATTTACAGAAAGCTTTACTCATGGAAAGAATAAGGAATGAATACAAATGA
- a CDS encoding phage minor head protein, with amino-acid sequence MTTLTTDSHALTNQLLINELDLWELFDSKSMEDNHAKQFYQMISDLIDTDLGASIDWLDSEEAHQLFLKDADIEKEIFDALEDAWDTIFDNHYEKVDDLLDAIYDAGKKRGYNNIRETIRYTDADIQAIRLAKDYNFDLIKNLTNDLHSTVKYKILQGIITGENPYNLSRTLTKAGVTRLDGSPFSARQRATMIAKTETSRMQNTGMLQSYVNEGYTQVKLLTAEDDDVCTTCLEYAYKFNNDEPRVFSPGLLKREKVHDIVKLIKGGHFPPFHPFCRCTYLTVWETKQDAPDNPPIINLTPTSAEIRFAEDGLPEPTREQLMKNLRPGEREKYENYKRNIPKQEEWLKNNPNAPAEEIAKHQKRLAFLKKKFNELKKKALGNDAHPKPKPAPKPKKEKPIGKHKPDEPKPEPEPLPEVKYDEKVSDLKKDLPLTDEALDEVLKWSSKKVKNKNRYGYEFNPETGELIGKEIRGKQGVIQFRDYYVDKPFNSIRTISNSEGQTFPSETDIKYSRALSGGDHIIVSDKELWYIRTPEKLDLHTVNHGQYEVDVVFKKAELAATKKVIEAKSQNKLDDKQLKELYDKTYGDTLLKEFNTREWVDRGFSIRRGYREDYKEPRKRKTNSQPKTKQSKPTSELNYDNLKTPEDVAAYYGLDYERGVDGKGRPTQKFTDHLTYTDTKTGKTINHDVEITFDVYFTKNTGAKKYIDNTNSGKCTYDLKEIIKMYKEAPEIFKFATRGIDFVNENKRRTLGYTRYTDKRVRILPNSFNRIQTERGNVRQTMYHEMSHCLDFSLIKKELIDAVKNPQKYSSAEVWDARERLNRREYGICSTKEWKEIVKKEEKWLRDNGYPVEHCSWYGDGWRNIDISENWAETGSMAAMDDLSDKSQATMQRKVNPYGYDMVYWDEWIKLHWITYNWAVEKWRSLKPTDFTYI; translated from the coding sequence ATGACCACTCTTACTACTGATAGTCACGCATTAACAAATCAACTATTAATAAATGAGTTGGATTTATGGGAATTATTTGACAGTAAAAGCATGGAAGATAATCATGCAAAACAATTCTATCAAATGATTTCTGATCTAATCGACACTGATTTAGGTGCAAGTATTGACTGGTTAGATAGTGAAGAAGCCCATCAATTATTCCTGAAAGATGCTGATATTGAAAAAGAAATCTTCGATGCCTTAGAAGATGCATGGGATACTATATTTGATAATCATTATGAGAAAGTAGATGACTTATTAGATGCAATATACGATGCTGGTAAAAAAAGAGGATACAATAATATCCGAGAAACTATCCGTTATACTGATGCGGATATTCAAGCTATCCGCTTAGCTAAAGATTATAATTTTGATTTAATTAAAAATTTAACTAATGATTTACATTCCACTGTTAAATATAAAATCTTACAAGGGATTATTACTGGTGAAAACCCATATAACTTATCCAGAACATTAACTAAAGCCGGTGTTACACGTTTAGATGGTTCACCATTTTCTGCACGTCAAAGAGCTACAATGATAGCTAAAACTGAAACCAGTCGTATGCAGAATACTGGTATGTTGCAGTCTTATGTTAATGAGGGTTATACTCAGGTTAAACTTTTAACTGCTGAAGATGATGATGTTTGCACTACTTGTCTTGAGTATGCTTATAAGTTTAATAATGATGAACCTCGTGTTTTTTCACCAGGTTTACTTAAAAGAGAAAAAGTTCATGATATTGTTAAACTTATTAAAGGTGGACATTTTCCTCCATTTCATCCGTTTTGTAGATGTACTTATTTAACTGTTTGGGAAACTAAACAGGATGCTCCGGATAATCCGCCGATTATTAATTTAACTCCTACTTCTGCTGAGATTAGGTTTGCTGAAGATGGTTTACCTGAACCTACACGGGAACAGTTGATGAAAAATTTGCGTCCGGGTGAACGTGAGAAGTATGAGAATTATAAACGTAATATTCCTAAACAGGAAGAATGGTTGAAGAATAATCCTAATGCTCCTGCAGAGGAAATAGCTAAACATCAGAAACGTTTAGCTTTTCTTAAAAAGAAATTCAATGAATTGAAAAAGAAAGCTTTAGGTAATGATGCACATCCAAAACCTAAACCAGCTCCTAAACCTAAAAAGGAAAAGCCGATTGGTAAACATAAACCGGATGAACCTAAACCGGAACCGGAACCTTTACCTGAAGTCAAATATGATGAAAAAGTATCTGACTTGAAAAAAGACTTACCATTAACAGATGAAGCTTTAGATGAAGTCCTGAAATGGTCCAGTAAAAAAGTCAAAAACAAAAACAGATATGGATATGAATTCAATCCAGAAACTGGAGAATTAATCGGTAAAGAAATCAGAGGAAAACAAGGAGTCATCCAATTCCGAGATTATTATGTTGATAAACCTTTCAACAGCATCCGAACCATATCCAATAGTGAGGGTCAAACATTCCCTAGTGAAACTGATATAAAATATTCAAGAGCATTATCTGGTGGAGATCATATAATTGTTTCTGATAAAGAATTATGGTATATTCGAACTCCAGAAAAATTAGATTTACATACTGTTAATCATGGCCAATATGAAGTTGATGTGGTATTTAAAAAAGCTGAATTAGCTGCTACCAAGAAAGTTATTGAAGCCAAATCACAGAACAAACTTGATGATAAACAGTTAAAAGAGTTATATGATAAAACTTATGGTGATACCTTACTTAAAGAATTCAATACTCGTGAATGGGTTGACCGTGGATTCAGTATCCGCAGAGGATATCGTGAAGATTATAAAGAACCTCGTAAAAGAAAAACTAATAGTCAACCTAAGACTAAACAATCCAAACCAACATCTGAATTGAATTATGATAACTTGAAAACTCCTGAAGATGTTGCAGCATATTATGGATTGGATTATGAGCGTGGTGTTGATGGTAAAGGTAGGCCAACTCAGAAGTTTACAGATCACTTAACTTATACTGATACTAAGACTGGTAAGACAATTAATCATGATGTTGAAATTACTTTTGATGTTTATTTCACAAAGAATACTGGAGCTAAAAAATATATTGATAATACCAACTCCGGTAAATGTACTTATGATTTGAAAGAAATCATTAAGATGTATAAAGAAGCCCCAGAGATTTTTAAATTCGCAACAAGGGGAATTGACTTTGTTAATGAGAATAAACGACGTACTTTAGGTTATACTAGATATACTGATAAGCGAGTTAGGATATTGCCTAATTCATTTAACAGAATTCAAACCGAAAGGGGTAATGTTAGACAAACCATGTATCATGAAATGAGTCATTGTCTTGATTTCAGTTTAATTAAAAAAGAATTGATTGATGCAGTTAAGAATCCTCAGAAATATTCTAGTGCTGAAGTATGGGATGCACGTGAAAGATTAAACCGCCGTGAATATGGAATCTGTTCCACTAAAGAGTGGAAAGAGATTGTTAAGAAAGAAGAGAAATGGTTACGTGATAATGGTTATCCTGTTGAGCATTGTTCCTGGTATGGTGATGGTTGGCGTAATATAGATATCTCTGAGAATTGGGCTGAAACTGGTTCGATGGCTGCAATGGATGATTTATCTGATAAGTCTCAAGCTACCATGCAAAGGAAAGTTAATCCTTATGGGTATGATATGGTTTATTGGGATGAGTGGATTAAACTTCACTGGATTACCTACAATTGGGCAGTTGAAAAATGGAGAAGTCTTAAGCCAACTGATTTCACTTATATCTAA